The following are encoded together in the Vigna unguiculata cultivar IT97K-499-35 chromosome 2, ASM411807v1, whole genome shotgun sequence genome:
- the LOC114174246 gene encoding uncharacterized protein LOC114174246 gives MSLKNLIHQILPRDNPSLNTITTHSLPPHQSSTNSNHQSKNATSSLSLSPSHHQNPNPNLLLPLHHSLTAGIPHGRHKPVRPPLLTPERSHHDALTPENPVTAAAPVVRNYIVFSACPAATTMLGLHSPAAECIHEHEATNTLFFLAPSSKCRPHCCHWSSRLYPSPRSSATSSRDTIVTLTSGRRHRRALGARTCHFHTVVEHLLYFHRAYIAAPTS, from the coding sequence atgtcacttaaaaatctaatccaccAGATTTTGCCACGTGACAATCCTTCACTTAATACAATAACCACCCACAGTTTGCCACCTCATCAATCCTCTACTAATTCAAATCACCAATCAAAAAACGCCACctcatcactctctctctctccttcacaccaccaaaaccctaaccctaatctccTTCTCCCTCTCCATCACTCTCTCACCGCTGGCATCCCTCACGGCCGCCACAAACCAGTTCGGCCACCGCTGCTCACGCCGGAGCGCAGCCACCACGACGCGCTAACCCCGGAAAACCCCGTCACCGCTGCTGCACCGGTGGTCCGCAACTACATCGTCTTCTCGGCGTGTCCCGCAGCCACCACCATGCTGGGACTGCACTCGCCGGCAGCGGAATGCATCCACGAGCACGAAGCCACCAACAccctcttcttcctcgcgcCATCGTCAAAATGCAGACCCCATTGCTGCCATTGGAGTTCGCGCCTGTATCCATCACCACGGAGCTCCGCCACATCATCTCGTGACACCATCGTCACGCTTACGTCGGGACGTCGCCACCGTCGCGCTCTAGGAGCTCGAACCTGTCACTTTCACACTGTCGTCGAGCATTTATTGTACTTCCATCGCGCCTACATCGCCGCCCCTACGTCGTGA